The following coding sequences are from one Sphaeramia orbicularis chromosome 11, fSphaOr1.1, whole genome shotgun sequence window:
- the matn1 gene encoding cartilage matrix protein isoform X1 encodes MTPTPPLFLLLLLSLTGAHATVDLRTAAAMAAGLCKTRPTDLVFIIDSSRSVRPSEFEQVKVFLAKVIEGLDVGPNATRVGVVNYASRVKNEVSLKTHRTKAGLVKAVTKIEPLSTGTMTGLAIQFSLNVAFSEAEGARKSNEISKVAIIVTDGRPQDNVKEVAQRARDAGIEIFAIGVGRVDMSTLKQMASDPLDDHVDYVESYSVIEKLTKKFQEAFCVSDLCATGDHDCEQVCISSPGSFKCACKDGFTLMDDGRSCSACSNSATDVVFLIDGSKSVRPENFELVKKWINQIIDKLDVSDSKAHVGLVQYSSSVRQEFPLGRYNNKKDLKDAVKKMAYMERGTMTGQALRYLTDNSFGPGQGARPGVTKVGIVFTDGRSQDYIGDAAKKAKEHGFKMYAVGVGNAVEDELKEIASEPTGEHYFYTADFKTMTQIAKKLQINICQEEDPCECDSLVKFQKKVEDALQALTKKLESMSKRIALLENKIV; translated from the exons ATGACGCCTACGCCGCCGCTGTTCTTGCTGCTCCTGCTCAGCCTCACCGGAGCTCATGCCACCGTAGACCTCCGCACAGCTGCTGCCATGG CTGCAGGTTTGTGCAAAACCCGTCCCACAGACCTCGTGTTCATTATCGACAGCAGCAGGAGTGTCCGACCCTCAGAGTTCGAACAGGTCAAGGTCTTCTTGGCCAAGGTCATCGAGGGTCTAGATGTTGGACCCAACGCCACCCGTGTCGGAGTTGTTAACTACGCCAGCCGTGTGAAGAATGAG GTGTCTCTGAAGACCCACCGCACCAAGGCCGGCCTCGTTAAGGCTGTAACCAAGATTGAGCCTCTTTCCACTGGAACAATGACCGGCCTGGCCATCCAGTTCTCCCTGAATGTGGCCTTCAGTGAGGCTGAGGGTGCTCGCAAATCCAACGAGATTAGCAAG GTTGCCATTATTGTGACGGATGGGCGCCCCCAGGACAATGTGAAGGAAGTGGCTCAGCGTGCTCGGGATGCAGGCATTGAGATCTTTGCCATTGGTGTGGGACGTGTAGACATGAGCACCCTGAAACAGATGGCCAGTGACCCCCTGGACGACCACGTGGACTATGTTGAGAGCTACAGCGTCATCGAGAAGCTGACCAAGAAGTTCCAGGAAGCCTTCTGTG tgtcGGATCTGTGCGCCACTGGGGATCATGACTGTGAGCAGGTATGCATCAGCTCTCCCGGATCTTTCAAGTGTGCCTGCAAAGATGGCTTTACCCTCATGGACGATGGTCGCAGCTGCagtg CTTGCAGCAACTCCGCCACAGATGTGGTGTTCCTGATCGATGGGTCCAAGAGTGTTCGTCCTGAGAACTTTGAATTGGTTAAGAAATGGATCAACCAGATCATTGACAAACTGGATGTTTCTGACAGCAAAGCTCATGTTGGACTGGTGCAGTACTCCAGCTCTGTCAGACAG GAGTTCCCCCTGGGCCGCTACAACAACAAGAAAGATCTGAAGGACGCTGTTAAGAAGATGGCCTACATGGAGAGAGGAACCATGACTGGCCAGGCCCTCCGCTACCTGACAGACAACAGCTTTGGCCCTGGTCAGGGAGCCCGACCCGGAGTCACCAAGGTGGGCATCGTGTTCACTGACGGACGCAGCCAGGACTACATCGGAGACGCCGCCAAGAAGGCCAAGGAGCACG GGTTCAAAATGTATGCTGTGGGAGTGGGCAACGCAGTGGAGGATGAGCTGAAAGAGATCGCGTCTGAGCCGACTGGAGAGCACTACTTCTACACAGCTGACTTTAAGACTATGACCCAGATTGCTAAGAAGCTGCAGATTAACATCTGTCAAG AGGAGGACCCATGCGAATGCGACTCTCTTGTAAAGTTCCAAAAGAAAGTAGAAGATGCCCTACAGGCcctaacaaaaaaat TAGAGAGTATGTCGAAGAGGATCGCTTTGCTGGAGAACAAAATCGTCTAA
- the matn1 gene encoding cartilage matrix protein isoform X2 has translation MTPTPPLFLLLLLSLTGAHATVDLRTAAAMAAGLCKTRPTDLVFIIDSSRSVRPSEFEQVKVFLAKVIEGLDVGPNATRVGVVNYASRVKNEVSLKTHRTKAGLVKAVTKIEPLSTGTMTGLAIQFSLNVAFSEAEGARKSNEISKVAIIVTDGRPQDNVKEVAQRARDAGIEIFAIGVGRVDMSTLKQMASDPLDDHVDYVESYSVIEKLTKKFQEAFCACSNSATDVVFLIDGSKSVRPENFELVKKWINQIIDKLDVSDSKAHVGLVQYSSSVRQEFPLGRYNNKKDLKDAVKKMAYMERGTMTGQALRYLTDNSFGPGQGARPGVTKVGIVFTDGRSQDYIGDAAKKAKEHGFKMYAVGVGNAVEDELKEIASEPTGEHYFYTADFKTMTQIAKKLQINICQEEDPCECDSLVKFQKKVEDALQALTKKLESMSKRIALLENKIV, from the exons ATGACGCCTACGCCGCCGCTGTTCTTGCTGCTCCTGCTCAGCCTCACCGGAGCTCATGCCACCGTAGACCTCCGCACAGCTGCTGCCATGG CTGCAGGTTTGTGCAAAACCCGTCCCACAGACCTCGTGTTCATTATCGACAGCAGCAGGAGTGTCCGACCCTCAGAGTTCGAACAGGTCAAGGTCTTCTTGGCCAAGGTCATCGAGGGTCTAGATGTTGGACCCAACGCCACCCGTGTCGGAGTTGTTAACTACGCCAGCCGTGTGAAGAATGAG GTGTCTCTGAAGACCCACCGCACCAAGGCCGGCCTCGTTAAGGCTGTAACCAAGATTGAGCCTCTTTCCACTGGAACAATGACCGGCCTGGCCATCCAGTTCTCCCTGAATGTGGCCTTCAGTGAGGCTGAGGGTGCTCGCAAATCCAACGAGATTAGCAAG GTTGCCATTATTGTGACGGATGGGCGCCCCCAGGACAATGTGAAGGAAGTGGCTCAGCGTGCTCGGGATGCAGGCATTGAGATCTTTGCCATTGGTGTGGGACGTGTAGACATGAGCACCCTGAAACAGATGGCCAGTGACCCCCTGGACGACCACGTGGACTATGTTGAGAGCTACAGCGTCATCGAGAAGCTGACCAAGAAGTTCCAGGAAGCCTTCTGTG CTTGCAGCAACTCCGCCACAGATGTGGTGTTCCTGATCGATGGGTCCAAGAGTGTTCGTCCTGAGAACTTTGAATTGGTTAAGAAATGGATCAACCAGATCATTGACAAACTGGATGTTTCTGACAGCAAAGCTCATGTTGGACTGGTGCAGTACTCCAGCTCTGTCAGACAG GAGTTCCCCCTGGGCCGCTACAACAACAAGAAAGATCTGAAGGACGCTGTTAAGAAGATGGCCTACATGGAGAGAGGAACCATGACTGGCCAGGCCCTCCGCTACCTGACAGACAACAGCTTTGGCCCTGGTCAGGGAGCCCGACCCGGAGTCACCAAGGTGGGCATCGTGTTCACTGACGGACGCAGCCAGGACTACATCGGAGACGCCGCCAAGAAGGCCAAGGAGCACG GGTTCAAAATGTATGCTGTGGGAGTGGGCAACGCAGTGGAGGATGAGCTGAAAGAGATCGCGTCTGAGCCGACTGGAGAGCACTACTTCTACACAGCTGACTTTAAGACTATGACCCAGATTGCTAAGAAGCTGCAGATTAACATCTGTCAAG AGGAGGACCCATGCGAATGCGACTCTCTTGTAAAGTTCCAAAAGAAAGTAGAAGATGCCCTACAGGCcctaacaaaaaaat TAGAGAGTATGTCGAAGAGGATCGCTTTGCTGGAGAACAAAATCGTCTAA
- the sesn2 gene encoding sestrin-2 isoform X1, producing MASDSAAAGFTCQPNGQNTPAECAAGSGGYSCRHRSESETDVVPTAKSLARLCSRDEDERAAALEELSQEVLMRLGLDRPGSARLGRQMLLHLLRLSQSCPLQEVRGKATELLRTAQEQGVEVPRALASGPSAFIPAKEILKEGLDQDILIESFLSLGRVDHITMVMALHPAYLSCFLRTQHALLEMDGPLPRHWRHYIAVMAAARHHCSYVVQQHSTGFLEAGGEESWLNGLEHAPTKLRSLQTLNKLLAHRPWLITQQHIQELVYPGAVPRWSLAELIHAVVLMAHAHSLCSFVWGCGLNPEPDHLGGFTFQPPSPSHFPRSPHSPAHEDGRQELVDGAMEVEVLMRRMVELQQQQEEEECTQEEMVTRFERERSESIPTAVVRGAPPDLVLRLVEDPEFRYEDFAPRGEQAPPTMRAQDYSWEDHGYSLVNRLLPDMGQLLDEKFQVVSNLTYHRMAMHEGVDTHTLRKALWNYIHCLYGIRYDDYDYGSVNVLLERALKVFVKTMACHPEQTTARIYHAFWRHFRHSEKVHANLIVMEARLQAALLYTLRAITHYMR from the exons ATGGCCAGTGACTCTGCTGCTGCGGGCTTCACCTGCCAGCCTAACGGACAGAACACACCGGCGGAGTGTGCGGCAGGCTCCGGAGGCTACTCATGTCGCCACCGGTCGGAGTCAGAGACCGATGTGGTCCCGACAGCCAAAAGCTTAGCCCGGCTGTGCAGCAGAGACGAGGACGAGCGAGCGGCGGCTCTGGAGGAGCTGAGCCAGGAGGTTCTGATGCGTTTGGGACTGGACCGTCCTGGTTCGGCACGGCTCGGTAGACAAATGCTGCTGCACCTTCTCCGGCTGTCACAGTCGTGTCCTTTGCAGGAGGTTCGGGGAAAGGCGACCGAGCTGCTGCGGACTGCACAG GAACAAGGTGTTGAAGTACCACGGGCTCTGGCCTCAGGTCCCAGCGCCTTTATTCCTGCTAAAGAG attttaaaagaAGGGCTGGATCAGGATATTCTGATCGAATCCTTTCTTTCACTGGGTCGAGTGGACCACATCACCATGGTCATGGCCCTGCACCCTGCTTACCTCAGCTGCTTTCTCAGGACCCAGCATGCTTTGTTGGAGATGGATGGCCCACTGCCCCGCCACTGGAGACATTACATTGCTGTCATG GCTGCGGCTCGACACCACTGTTCATATGTGGTACAGCAGCACAGCACTGGTTTCCTGGAGGCTGGGGGGGAGGAGAGCTGGCTCAACGGTCTGGAGCACGCTCCCACCAAACTCCGCAGCCTGCAAACACTCAACAAGCTGCTGGCACACAGACCCTGGCTCATCACACAACAGCACATCCAG GAGCTGGTGTATCCCGGAGCTGTCCCGCGCTGGTCATTAGCTGAACTTATCCATGCTGTTGTGCTGATGGCACACGCCCACTCACTCTGCTCCTTCGTGTGGGGCTGCGGTCTCAATCCAGAACCGGATCATCTCGGGGGATTTACCTTCCAACCTCCTTCACCCAGTCACTTTCCCCGTAGTCCTCATAGTCCTGCTCATGAGGACGGCCGGCAAGAG tTGGTTGACGGAGCGATGGAGGTGGAGGTGTTGATGAGGAGGATGGTggagctgcagcagcagcaggaggaggaggaatgcaCACAGGAGGAGATGGTTACCCGCTTCGAGAGGGAGAGGAGTGAAAGCATTCCCACAG CGGTTGTGCGGGGAGCCCCACCTGACCTGGTGCTGCGCCTGGTGGAGGATCCAGAGTTCAGATACGAGGACTTTGCTCCTAGAGGGGAGCAAGCACCACCCACAATGAGAGCCCAG GACTATTCATGGGAGGACCACGGCTACTCTCTAGTTAACAGACTACTGCCAGACATGGGCCAACTCTTGGATGAGAAGTTCCAG GTTGTGAGCAATTTGACCTACCACAGGATGGCCATGCATGAAGGCGTGGACACTCACACTCTGAGAAAAGCCCTGTGGAACTACATCCACTGCCTCTACGGGATACG ATATGATGATTACGACTATGGCAGTGTGAATGTGTTATTGGAGCGCGCTCTGAAGGTGTTCGTTAAGACCATGGCCTGTCACCCTGAACAGACCACAGCCCGTATTTACCACGCCTTCTGGAGGCACTTCAGACACTCTGAAAAG GTTCATGCAAACCTTATCGTGATGGAAGCCCGTCTGCAGGCAGCCCTCCTTTACACCTTACGCGCCATTACACACTACATGAGATGA
- the sesn2 gene encoding sestrin-2 isoform X2, whose product MSEQGVEVPRALASGPSAFIPAKEILKEGLDQDILIESFLSLGRVDHITMVMALHPAYLSCFLRTQHALLEMDGPLPRHWRHYIAVMAAARHHCSYVVQQHSTGFLEAGGEESWLNGLEHAPTKLRSLQTLNKLLAHRPWLITQQHIQELVYPGAVPRWSLAELIHAVVLMAHAHSLCSFVWGCGLNPEPDHLGGFTFQPPSPSHFPRSPHSPAHEDGRQELVDGAMEVEVLMRRMVELQQQQEEEECTQEEMVTRFERERSESIPTAVVRGAPPDLVLRLVEDPEFRYEDFAPRGEQAPPTMRAQDYSWEDHGYSLVNRLLPDMGQLLDEKFQVVSNLTYHRMAMHEGVDTHTLRKALWNYIHCLYGIRYDDYDYGSVNVLLERALKVFVKTMACHPEQTTARIYHAFWRHFRHSEKVHANLIVMEARLQAALLYTLRAITHYMR is encoded by the exons ATGTCG GAACAAGGTGTTGAAGTACCACGGGCTCTGGCCTCAGGTCCCAGCGCCTTTATTCCTGCTAAAGAG attttaaaagaAGGGCTGGATCAGGATATTCTGATCGAATCCTTTCTTTCACTGGGTCGAGTGGACCACATCACCATGGTCATGGCCCTGCACCCTGCTTACCTCAGCTGCTTTCTCAGGACCCAGCATGCTTTGTTGGAGATGGATGGCCCACTGCCCCGCCACTGGAGACATTACATTGCTGTCATG GCTGCGGCTCGACACCACTGTTCATATGTGGTACAGCAGCACAGCACTGGTTTCCTGGAGGCTGGGGGGGAGGAGAGCTGGCTCAACGGTCTGGAGCACGCTCCCACCAAACTCCGCAGCCTGCAAACACTCAACAAGCTGCTGGCACACAGACCCTGGCTCATCACACAACAGCACATCCAG GAGCTGGTGTATCCCGGAGCTGTCCCGCGCTGGTCATTAGCTGAACTTATCCATGCTGTTGTGCTGATGGCACACGCCCACTCACTCTGCTCCTTCGTGTGGGGCTGCGGTCTCAATCCAGAACCGGATCATCTCGGGGGATTTACCTTCCAACCTCCTTCACCCAGTCACTTTCCCCGTAGTCCTCATAGTCCTGCTCATGAGGACGGCCGGCAAGAG tTGGTTGACGGAGCGATGGAGGTGGAGGTGTTGATGAGGAGGATGGTggagctgcagcagcagcaggaggaggaggaatgcaCACAGGAGGAGATGGTTACCCGCTTCGAGAGGGAGAGGAGTGAAAGCATTCCCACAG CGGTTGTGCGGGGAGCCCCACCTGACCTGGTGCTGCGCCTGGTGGAGGATCCAGAGTTCAGATACGAGGACTTTGCTCCTAGAGGGGAGCAAGCACCACCCACAATGAGAGCCCAG GACTATTCATGGGAGGACCACGGCTACTCTCTAGTTAACAGACTACTGCCAGACATGGGCCAACTCTTGGATGAGAAGTTCCAG GTTGTGAGCAATTTGACCTACCACAGGATGGCCATGCATGAAGGCGTGGACACTCACACTCTGAGAAAAGCCCTGTGGAACTACATCCACTGCCTCTACGGGATACG ATATGATGATTACGACTATGGCAGTGTGAATGTGTTATTGGAGCGCGCTCTGAAGGTGTTCGTTAAGACCATGGCCTGTCACCCTGAACAGACCACAGCCCGTATTTACCACGCCTTCTGGAGGCACTTCAGACACTCTGAAAAG GTTCATGCAAACCTTATCGTGATGGAAGCCCGTCTGCAGGCAGCCCTCCTTTACACCTTACGCGCCATTACACACTACATGAGATGA
- the yrk gene encoding tyrosine-protein kinase Fgr isoform X1, producing MGCACCKQKKSAKAAAASVATADITDLSPSNTDGGLSTALTQGRYCPDPTQTIPDFNKGFSCSTVFPNTNTNQRPGGITSGGVTLFIALYDYDARTEDDLTFQKGEKFQIINNTEGDWWEARSLDTGNSGYIPSNYVAPVDSIQAEEWYFGKMGRKDAERQLLGHGNQRGTFLIRESETTKGAYSLSIRDWDDTKGDHVKHYKIRKLDNGGYYITTRSQFDTVQQLVEHYTERAAGLCCRLIGSCKRGMPKLADLSVKTKDMWEIPRESLQLIKKLGNGQFGEVWMGMWNGTTKVAVKTLKPGTMSPEAFLEEAQIMKRLRHDKLVQLYAVVSEEPIYIITEFMSQGSLLDFLKDGEGQSLKLPQLVDMAAQIAAGMAYIERMNYIHRDLRAANILVGDNLVCKIADFGLARLIEDNEYTARQGAKFPIKWTAPEAALYGRFTIKSDVWSFGILLTELITKGRVPYPGMNNREVLEQVERGYRMPCAPGCPASLHELMLQCWRREADERHTFEYLQSFLEDYFTATEPQYQPGENL from the exons ATGGGGTGTGCCTGTTGCAAACAGAAGAAGTCCGccaaagcagcagcagcatcagtaGCAACAGCAGACATTACAGATCTGTCTCCTAGCAACACAGATGGAGGCTTGTCCACAGCCCTGACTCAGGGCCGTTACTGTCCCGACCCCACTCAGACCATCCCAGACTTCAACAAAGGCTTCTCGTGCAGCACCGTCTTCCCCAACACCAACACAAACCAACGGCCTGGAGGCATAACAA GCGGAGGAGTCACTCTCTTTATAGCTTTGTACGACTATGATGCTCGCACTGAAGATGACCTTACTTTCCAGAAAGGAGAGAAATTTCAAATCATTAACAACAC AGAGGGCGACTGGTGGGAGGCTCGATCTTTGGACACGGGCAACTCAGGTTACATCCCCTCCAACTACGTAGCTCCTGTCGACTCCATACAAGCAGAGGA GTGGTATTTTGGGAAGATGGGGAGGAAGGATGCGGAGAGACAGCTGCTGGGTCATGGCAACCAGAGGGGAACTTTCCTCATACGTGAGAGCGAGACCACCAAGG GTGCTTACTCTTTGTCTATCCGTGACTGGGATGACACCAAGGGAGACCACGTCAAGCACTATAAGATCCGAAAACTGGACAATGGTGGCTACTACATCACCACAAGGTCACAGTTTGACACTGTGCAGCAACTGGTGGAGCACTACACAG AGAGAGCAGCAGGACTATGCTGCCGTTTGATTGGCAGTTGTAAGCGGGGCATGCCTAAGCTGGCTGACTTATCAGTGAAGACCAAGGATATGTGGGAGATTCCCAGAGAATCCCTCCAGCTGATTAAGAAACTGGGCAACGGACAATTTGGAGAAGTCTGGATGG GCATGTGGAACGGCACCACCAAGGTAGCTGTGAAGACTCTGAAGCCAGGAACCATGTCCCCCGAGGCCTTCCTGGAGGAGGCTCAGATCATGAAGAGACTGCGCCATGACAAGCTGGTGCAGCTCTATGCAGTTGTGTCTGAAGAGCCCATCTACATTATCACTGAGTTCATGAGCCAAG GAAGTTTGCTGGACTTCTTAAAAGATGGCGAAGGCCAGAGTCTGAAGCTTCCTCAGTTGGTGGACATGGCGGCACAG ATTGCAGCTGGAATGGCATACATCGAAAGGATGAACTACATCCATCGTGACCTGCGAGCAGCTAACATCCTTGTTGGAGACAATCTGGTGTGCAAGATTGCTGACTTTGGCCTGGCTAGGCTCATCGAGGACAACGAGTACACAGCCCGACAAG GGGCTAAGTTTCCTATCAAGTGGACGGCTCCAGAAGCTGCTCTTTATGGACGTTTTACCATCAAGTCAGATGTATGGAGCTTTGGTATCCTGCTAACTGAACTCATCACTAAGGGACGTGTGCCATATCCAG GCATGAACAACCGTGAGGTGCTGGAGCAGGTGGAGAGAGGCTACCGGATGCCCTGCGCCCCGGGCTGCCCTGCCTCGCTCCATGAACTGATGCTGCAGTGCTGGAGGCGGGAGGCCGATGAGAGGCACACTTTTGAATACCTGCAGTCCTTCTTGGAGGATTACTTCACTGCCACAGAGCCTCAGTACCAGCCGGGAGAAAACCTGTGA
- the yrk gene encoding tyrosine-protein kinase Fgr isoform X2 — protein sequence MGCACCKQKKSAKAAAASVATADITDLSPSNTDGGLSTALTQGRYCPDPTQTIPDFNKGFSCSTVFPNTNTNQRPGGITSGGVTLFIALYDYDARTEDDLTFQKGEKFQIINNTEGDWWEARSLDTGNSGYIPSNYVAPVDSIQAEEWYFGKMGRKDAERQLLGHGNQRGTFLIRESETTKGAYSLSIRDWDDTKGDHVKHYKIRKLDNGGYYITTRSQFDTVQQLVEHYTGSNDGLCYFLTNPCPNSTPLTMGLGRDAWEVPRETLSMNRKLGQGCFGDVWMGMWNGTTKVAVKTLKPGTMSPEAFLEEAQIMKRLRHDKLVQLYAVVSEEPIYIITEFMSQGSLLDFLKDGEGQSLKLPQLVDMAAQIAAGMAYIERMNYIHRDLRAANILVGDNLVCKIADFGLARLIEDNEYTARQGAKFPIKWTAPEAALYGRFTIKSDVWSFGILLTELITKGRVPYPGMNNREVLEQVERGYRMPCAPGCPASLHELMLQCWRREADERHTFEYLQSFLEDYFTATEPQYQPGENL from the exons ATGGGGTGTGCCTGTTGCAAACAGAAGAAGTCCGccaaagcagcagcagcatcagtaGCAACAGCAGACATTACAGATCTGTCTCCTAGCAACACAGATGGAGGCTTGTCCACAGCCCTGACTCAGGGCCGTTACTGTCCCGACCCCACTCAGACCATCCCAGACTTCAACAAAGGCTTCTCGTGCAGCACCGTCTTCCCCAACACCAACACAAACCAACGGCCTGGAGGCATAACAA GCGGAGGAGTCACTCTCTTTATAGCTTTGTACGACTATGATGCTCGCACTGAAGATGACCTTACTTTCCAGAAAGGAGAGAAATTTCAAATCATTAACAACAC AGAGGGCGACTGGTGGGAGGCTCGATCTTTGGACACGGGCAACTCAGGTTACATCCCCTCCAACTACGTAGCTCCTGTCGACTCCATACAAGCAGAGGA GTGGTATTTTGGGAAGATGGGGAGGAAGGATGCGGAGAGACAGCTGCTGGGTCATGGCAACCAGAGGGGAACTTTCCTCATACGTGAGAGCGAGACCACCAAGG GTGCTTACTCTTTGTCTATCCGTGACTGGGATGACACCAAGGGAGACCACGTCAAGCACTATAAGATCCGAAAACTGGACAATGGTGGCTACTACATCACCACAAGGTCACAGTTTGACACTGTGCAGCAACTGGTGGAGCACTACACAG GTAGTAATGATGGACTGTGTTATTTCCTGACCAATCCCTGCCCTAACTCCACCCCACTCACCATGGGCCTTGGCCGGGATGCCTGGGAGGTCCCCAGGGAAACCCTGTCCATGAACAGAAAGCTAGGACAAGGCTGCTTCGGAGACGTATGGATGG GCATGTGGAACGGCACCACCAAGGTAGCTGTGAAGACTCTGAAGCCAGGAACCATGTCCCCCGAGGCCTTCCTGGAGGAGGCTCAGATCATGAAGAGACTGCGCCATGACAAGCTGGTGCAGCTCTATGCAGTTGTGTCTGAAGAGCCCATCTACATTATCACTGAGTTCATGAGCCAAG GAAGTTTGCTGGACTTCTTAAAAGATGGCGAAGGCCAGAGTCTGAAGCTTCCTCAGTTGGTGGACATGGCGGCACAG ATTGCAGCTGGAATGGCATACATCGAAAGGATGAACTACATCCATCGTGACCTGCGAGCAGCTAACATCCTTGTTGGAGACAATCTGGTGTGCAAGATTGCTGACTTTGGCCTGGCTAGGCTCATCGAGGACAACGAGTACACAGCCCGACAAG GGGCTAAGTTTCCTATCAAGTGGACGGCTCCAGAAGCTGCTCTTTATGGACGTTTTACCATCAAGTCAGATGTATGGAGCTTTGGTATCCTGCTAACTGAACTCATCACTAAGGGACGTGTGCCATATCCAG GCATGAACAACCGTGAGGTGCTGGAGCAGGTGGAGAGAGGCTACCGGATGCCCTGCGCCCCGGGCTGCCCTGCCTCGCTCCATGAACTGATGCTGCAGTGCTGGAGGCGGGAGGCCGATGAGAGGCACACTTTTGAATACCTGCAGTCCTTCTTGGAGGATTACTTCACTGCCACAGAGCCTCAGTACCAGCCGGGAGAAAACCTGTGA